Below is a window of Nocardioides sp. S-1144 DNA.
ACCGTCCGGTTCGACCGCCCGGACCGGCTCAACGCCTTCACCGACGTCATGGAGGCCGAGCTGATGGAGGTCTGGGACGCCGTCGACGCCGACCCCGACGTCCGGGTCGTCGTCCTCACCGGAACCGGTCGGGCCTTCTGTGCCGGCATGGACCTCTCGGAGTCCTCCGAGGCGTTCGCGCGCTGGCGCACCTCCGACACCGCGCCGCCCGGGACCACCCACGACGTGGCGGGCCAGGACCTGCCGGTGCGCCGCGACGGCGGCGGCCGCGTGGTGCTGCGGATGTTCGACCTCGACAAGCCGATCATCGCCGCCGTCAACGGTGCCGCGGTCGGCGTCGGCGCGACGATCACGCTGCCGTGCGACGTCCGGATGGCCTCGGAGGCGGCCCGGTTCGGCTTCGTCTTCAACCGGCGCGGGTTCGTGCCGGAGTCCTGCTCGACCTGGTTCCTGCCGCGGGTGGTCCCGATGCAGACCGCCCTCGAGTGGGTCTACACCGGCCGCGCCGTCGGGGCCGCCGAGGCGCTCGAGCGCGGGCTGGTGCGCAGCCTGCACGCCCCGGAGGACCTGCTGCCCGCGGCGTACGCGCTGGCCCGCGAGATCGCCGAGGGCACCGCCGCCGTCTCGACCGCGCTCACCCGGCGGATGATGTGGCGGATGCTCGGCGCCGAGCACCCGGTGGTCGCCCACACCGCGGAGACCGCCGCCATCAACCTGCGCGGCGTGAGCGCCGACGCGCACGACGGCATCGCGGCGTTCCTGGAGAAGCGGGCCCCGGTCTTCGTCGACCGCGTGCCCGACGACGTCCCCGACGTCCTGGCCGCCTTCCCCGCCCCCGTCTTCGACCCGGGCGACCTCGGCCCGGCCACCGCCGCCCGCGGCGCCCGCTGAGCCGACCACCAACGACGCCGGGGCGGCCTCAGCGGACCGCCAGGCAGCCCGTCACCGGCCAGTCGAGGACGGCGTGCGCGGCGACCGCGCGGTCGAGCCCGGCGGCGACGTCGCCGGGCCAGGGGCGGGTGCGCCGGGTGGTCAGGTCGACGTGGAGGGTCAGCAGCTCCATCACGTAGGCGAGCGTGCGGTGGGTGTCGTCGAGCAGGTACCCGACGACGTGCAGCCCCCGTGCGGACCGGGCCACGCAGCGCACGCGCACCGACACCTCGGCGCCCACGTGCACCTCGCCGAGGTAGGTGAGGTGGTGCTCGACGCTGAACGTGCCGACCCGCGCCTCGCCCATCCAGCTCTCCGGGACGCCCCAGGAGTGGAAGGCGTGCTGGACGCCCCACGACGTCGTGGTCAGGTAGTGCGCGATGTTCATGTGGCCGTTGTGGTCCTCGAACTCGGGCGGCACCACGAGCCGCTGGTGGGCCGGCAGGAGGTCGGTCCGGGCGGTGAGGTCGGCGTAGGTCGGCTGCGGCATGGGCCATTCATACCCGAACGCTCGTTCGGATTCCACGGTAGCGTGGCCGCCATGTCGCCGCCCGCCGCTGCCCTCGACGCACCCCGGATGGCCGGGCTGCTCGCCCCCTGGGCCCGCGAGCGCCACGGCGCGACGGCGGTGGTGCGCGACGTCGCGCCGATGCCCGGCAACGCGGGGCTGAGCTTCGGCTTCACGGTGGGCCACGACGGCGGCGCCGAGCGTCTCGTCGTCCGGCTCGCACCGCCGGGCGTGCGACGCAGTGGCAACACCGACGTGCTGCGCCAGGTGCCGCTGATCGGGGCGCTCGAGCGGCACGGGGTCGCGGTCGCCCCGGTGCTCTGGTCGACCGACGACCCCGCCTGGTTCGGCACCGACGCCGTCGTCCAGCCCTACCTCGAGGCCCGGCCGCTGCCCATGCACGGGCCGGCCGGCGCCGCGCCGCTCGACCCGGACGTCGTCGCGCACCACCTGCGGCAGGCGGTGGCGGCGCTGGTGCCGCTGCACGCCGTCGACGCCGCGGCCGCCCTGCCCGGCTGGGACGAGCCGCGGACGGCGGCGTCCGAGGTGGCCTTCTGGGGCCGGCTGCTCGAGCGCTCGCCCGAGCCGGACTGGGTCGGGGCCGGACGCCGGCTCGGGGCGGCCCTCGTCGCCCACGACCCCGGGCGGCACCGCGTCGGGGTGTTCCACGGCGACTTCCAGACCCACAACGTGCTCTACGACGCCAGTGGCGCCCTCGCGGCCGTCATCGACTGGGAGATCGCCGGCGTCGGCCCGGTCGGGCTGGACCTCGGCTGGCTGTCGATGATGACCGACCCCGCCTGCTGGCACGCCGAGCGCCGCGCCGTCCTGGCGACCGAGGCCGACCCCGCCGACCTGCTCCGCTGGTACGAGGACGCCGGCGGCGCGCCGCTGCCCGACCACGACTGGTACCGGGCCCTGGCCTGCTTCCGCTACGGCGCGATCGCGGCGTTCAACCTGCACCTGCACCGCACCGGCCGGCGCGTCGACGAGGTCAGCGCCCTGATGGGCGGTGGGGTGCCGGTGCTGTTCGAGCGGGGCCGCGCCCTCCTCGATAATGCAAGTGCATGACTTAATGAGTAGGACGCATTGACTTCGGCTATGTCCGTGTTGCAGGGTGACAACGCCGCGGGAACGACCCGGCGGGCGCGAGAGGACGGTCGGACCGCCATGTGGAGCTTCGAGAACGACCCCGAGTTCCAGCCCGAGCTGGACTGGATCGACACCTTCGTCCGCGAGAAGGTGCAGCCCCTCGACTACCTCCTCGGCAGCCAGTGGAACATCCACGACCCCGAGTTCGTCCGGCTCGTGCGGCCGCTCCAGGCCGAGGTCAAGGAGCGCGGCCTGTGGGCCTGCCACCTCGGCCCCGAGCTCGGCGGCCCCGGCTACGGCCAGCTCAAGCTCGCGCTGATGAACGAGAAGTTCGGGATGTCGCGCTTCGGCCCGATCGTCTTCGGCGCCCAGGCGCCCGACACCGGCAACTCCGAGATCCTCGCCCACTTCGGCACGCCGGAGCAGAAGAAGAGGTACCTCGAGCCGCTGCTGGCCAACGAGGTCGTCTCCTGCTTCTCGATGACCGAGCCCCAGGGCGGCGCCGACCCGCTGCTGTTCCAGACCGCCGCCGTCCGCGACGGCGACGAGTGGGTCGTCAACGGCGAGAAGTGGTTCGCCTCCGAGGCCGAGACCGCGGCGTTCTACATCATGATGGTCGTCACCGACCCCGAGGCCGCGAGCCCGTACGCGCGGGCGTCGATGTTCATCATCGACACCGACACCCCCGGCATCGAGATCGTGCGCAACTACGGCTTCTACGGCGAGCGCGAGGACACCCACGCCCACCTGCGCCTCACCGACGTCCGGGTGCCGCACTCGGCCATGCTCGGCGAGCCCGGCCAGGCCTTCGCGATCGCCCAGACCCGCCTCGGCGGCGGCCGGATGCACCACGCCATGCGCACCCTCGCGCAGGCCACCCGCGCCTTCGACATGACCTGCGAGCGGGTGCTGTCGCGCAGCACCAAGGGCGAGGTGCTCGCCCGCAAGCAGATGGTGCAGGAGAAGATCGCCGACTCGTGGGTGCAGCTGCGCCAGTTCCGGCTGCTCGTGCTCGAGACCGCCTGGATGGCCGACCAGGGACAGGACTGGAAGGCGATCCGCAAGAACGTCTCCGCGGTCAAGGCGATCATGCCGCAGGTCCTCCACGACATCTCCTCGCGCGCCCTGCACCTGCACGGCTCGCTCGGCCTGAGCCACGAGATGCCGTTCGCGGAGTGGGTCATCAACTCCTTCCACGTCGGCCTCGCCGACGGCCCGACCGAGGTGCACAAGATGGTCGTGGCCCGCGAGGTGCTCAAGGACTACAAGGCCGACGACGCCCAGTTCCCCTCCTACATCCGCTTCGAGCAGGAGCGGCACGCCCGCGCGCTGTACGGCGTCGAGGCCTGACCGGGTGAGTGGGCCCGGCACCG
It encodes the following:
- a CDS encoding acyl-CoA dehydrogenase family protein gives rise to the protein MWSFENDPEFQPELDWIDTFVREKVQPLDYLLGSQWNIHDPEFVRLVRPLQAEVKERGLWACHLGPELGGPGYGQLKLALMNEKFGMSRFGPIVFGAQAPDTGNSEILAHFGTPEQKKRYLEPLLANEVVSCFSMTEPQGGADPLLFQTAAVRDGDEWVVNGEKWFASEAETAAFYIMMVVTDPEAASPYARASMFIIDTDTPGIEIVRNYGFYGEREDTHAHLRLTDVRVPHSAMLGEPGQAFAIAQTRLGGGRMHHAMRTLAQATRAFDMTCERVLSRSTKGEVLARKQMVQEKIADSWVQLRQFRLLVLETAWMADQGQDWKAIRKNVSAVKAIMPQVLHDISSRALHLHGSLGLSHEMPFAEWVINSFHVGLADGPTEVHKMVVAREVLKDYKADDAQFPSYIRFEQERHARALYGVEA
- a CDS encoding phosphotransferase family protein — its product is MSPPAAALDAPRMAGLLAPWARERHGATAVVRDVAPMPGNAGLSFGFTVGHDGGAERLVVRLAPPGVRRSGNTDVLRQVPLIGALERHGVAVAPVLWSTDDPAWFGTDAVVQPYLEARPLPMHGPAGAAPLDPDVVAHHLRQAVAALVPLHAVDAAAALPGWDEPRTAASEVAFWGRLLERSPEPDWVGAGRRLGAALVAHDPGRHRVGVFHGDFQTHNVLYDASGALAAVIDWEIAGVGPVGLDLGWLSMMTDPACWHAERRAVLATEADPADLLRWYEDAGGAPLPDHDWYRALACFRYGAIAAFNLHLHRTGRRVDEVSALMGGGVPVLFERGRALLDNASA
- a CDS encoding thioesterase family protein, which codes for MPQPTYADLTARTDLLPAHQRLVVPPEFEDHNGHMNIAHYLTTTSWGVQHAFHSWGVPESWMGEARVGTFSVEHHLTYLGEVHVGAEVSVRVRCVARSARGLHVVGYLLDDTHRTLAYVMELLTLHVDLTTRRTRPWPGDVAAGLDRAVAAHAVLDWPVTGCLAVR
- a CDS encoding enoyl-CoA hydratase-related protein: MQQIALEVADGIATVRFDRPDRLNAFTDVMEAELMEVWDAVDADPDVRVVVLTGTGRAFCAGMDLSESSEAFARWRTSDTAPPGTTHDVAGQDLPVRRDGGGRVVLRMFDLDKPIIAAVNGAAVGVGATITLPCDVRMASEAARFGFVFNRRGFVPESCSTWFLPRVVPMQTALEWVYTGRAVGAAEALERGLVRSLHAPEDLLPAAYALAREIAEGTAAVSTALTRRMMWRMLGAEHPVVAHTAETAAINLRGVSADAHDGIAAFLEKRAPVFVDRVPDDVPDVLAAFPAPVFDPGDLGPATAARGAR